One Aegilops tauschii subsp. strangulata cultivar AL8/78 chromosome 7, Aet v6.0, whole genome shotgun sequence genomic window carries:
- the LOC109764179 gene encoding uncharacterized protein, with translation MEEKACVHTMEAFVSPVTSVIALADSPYLITGSKDGSVHFWSSGEFSDFCMVPRLERIVNFGSGGAIWGLGRFMGSRRIVIGQEYTVSIMAIDNEDQNAVISI, from the exons ATGGAAGAAAAGGCTTGTGTTCATACAATGGAAGCTTTCGTGTCTCCAGTAACTTCTGTCATTGCCCTCGCCGATAGCCCATACCTAATTACAGGTTCAAAAGATGGCTCCGTTCATTTCTGGAGCTCCGGTGAATTCAG TGATTTCTGCATGGTTCCTAGGCTGGAGAGAATCGTTAACTTTGGCTCTGGTGGAGCTATTTGGGGTCTCGGACGTTTCATGGGGTCAAGAAG GATTGTGATCGGACAAGAGTACACAGTGTCAATCATGGCCATCGACAATGAAGACCAAAACGCTGTCAT AAGTATATAA